The region GCGACGTGCCGGTCGTGCTGGCTCCCGAGGGCTCGCGCCGGATCGATCCCGGCACCGGAGTGACCCGCATCACCACGGCCATCGGCACGCGTCCCGGCGCGGACGCGCTCATGGACGAGAGCGTCGCGCTGGCGACCGCGACGGGCTCCGAGCTGCGTCTGCTGTCGCTCGTCTCGGTCGACCTCCCCGCGACGGTCGACACAGGGGTGATCCGGCTCGCCGGAGCCGCCCACGCAGACGACGTGCTCGGCACGGCGCTCGACGCGCTGCCCGACGGCATCGAGGCCGATGTCGTCATCGCCCGCGGCGAGAGCATCGAAGACGCGGTCGCGAACCTCGGGTGGGAGCCCGGAGAGCTCGCGGTCGTCGGCTCGAGCCGGCTGGCCCAGCCACGCAGGCTCTTCCTCGGCTCGACTGCGGCGAAGATGCTGCACGAACTGCCGGTTCCCATGATCGTCGTGCCGCGCACCCGCGGTGCACAGCAGGAAGGGGCGCAGCGATGACCGCTTCCCCCGGCGCGGGAGCGCCTCTCGCACCCGCCGGAGAACAGCCCACCGGAGGGCTCTCCAGCAAGGGCCTCTCCGCAGGCACGGTCGGGCTCATCGGCGCGGTCGTCATCGGCATCTCGTGCATCGCCCCGGCGTACACCCTCACCGCGGCGCTCGGTCCGACGGTGTCGGAGGTCGGCTTCCAGGTGCCCGCGATCATCCTGCTCGGGTTCATCCCGATGCTGCTCGTCGCCTTCGGCTACCGCGAGCTCAACCGCACGATGCCCGACTCGGGCACCTCGTTCACCTGGGCCGCGCGCGCGTTCGGCCCGTGGGTGGGCTGGATGGCCGGCTGGGGCCTCATCGCCGCGACCATCCTGGTGCTCTCGAACCTCGCCGGCATCGCGGTGGAGTTCCTGTTCCTGCTGATCGACCAGATCGCCGGCAGCCCCGGCACGATCGCCGAGCTCGCATTCAACCCGTTCATCAATGTGGCGGTGTGCCTGCTCTTCATGCTCGCCGCGACGTACATCTCGTACCGCGACATGCAGACGACGCAGAAGCTGCAGTACTTCCTGGTGAGCTTCCAGGTGCTGGTGCTGATCGTCTTCTCGATCGCGGCGTTCGTGCACGTCGCGAACGGCACCGCGTTCGATGCGAGCCCGGTGGAGGCATCCTGGTTCAACCCGTTCGTGGTGACCCCGACCATCGCCGTCGTCGCCGGTCTCTCGCTCTCGATCTTCATCTTCTGGGGGTGGGACGTCACCCTCACCATGAACGAGGAGACGAAGGACCCCGAGCGCACGCCCGGGCGGGCAGCGACCGTCACCGTGATCACGATCGTGACGCTGTACCTGCTGATCTCGGTCGCGCTGCTCTCGTTCGCCGGCACCGGCGAGTCGGGGCTCGGCCTCGGCAACCCCGACATCCAGGCCAACGTCTTCTTCTACCTGTCGGGGCCGATCCTGGGGCCCCTCGCCTTCCTCGTGTCGCTCGCCGTGCTGACGAGTTCCGCATCGTCGCTGCAGTCCACCTTCGTGGGTCCGGCGCGGACGCTCCTGGCGATGGGGCACTACGGCGCGCTCCCGCCGGCGTTCGCCCGCGTCTCGCCGCGGTTCTTCACGCCGGGCTACGCCACGATCGTCTCTGCCATCGTCGCGTCGGTGTTCTACGCCGTCATGCGATTCCTCAACGAGAACGTGCTGTGGGACACGATCACCACCCTCGGCATGATGATCTGCTTCTACTACGGCATCACCGCCTTCGCGTGCGTCTGGTACTTCCGCAAGCAGTGGATGGACTCGGTGCGCACGTTCTTCTTCACGCTGCTGTTCCCGCTCGTGGGCGGCATCATCCTCGCGGCGCTGTTCGTGATCACGCTCGTCGAGAGCCTCGACCCCGACTACGGCAGCGGAACCGAGTGGTTCGGCGTCGGAAGCGTCTTCGTGCTCGGCGTCGGGATCATCGGCATCGGGCTCATCGTGATGATCTGGCAGGCGATCAAGCGTCCGGCATTCTTCCGTGGCGAGACACTTGCTTTGGATGCTC is a window of Microbacterium terrae DNA encoding:
- a CDS encoding universal stress protein, producing MSPHIVVGYTATDAGADAVSVGARLAQAMGAVVDLIVVLPGEERSVITPPDAGYDRYLFAQAEAWLAEAAAGIPDAVTRRTHVRYAESFAEGLVAAAGELGASHIVVGAANGGIRGRHRLGTVASELLHSSDVPVVLAPEGSRRIDPGTGVTRITTAIGTRPGADALMDESVALATATGSELRLLSLVSVDLPATVDTGVIRLAGAAHADDVLGTALDALPDGIEADVVIARGESIEDAVANLGWEPGELAVVGSSRLAQPRRLFLGSTAAKMLHELPVPMIVVPRTRGAQQEGAQR
- a CDS encoding APC family permease; translation: MTASPGAGAPLAPAGEQPTGGLSSKGLSAGTVGLIGAVVIGISCIAPAYTLTAALGPTVSEVGFQVPAIILLGFIPMLLVAFGYRELNRTMPDSGTSFTWAARAFGPWVGWMAGWGLIAATILVLSNLAGIAVEFLFLLIDQIAGSPGTIAELAFNPFINVAVCLLFMLAATYISYRDMQTTQKLQYFLVSFQVLVLIVFSIAAFVHVANGTAFDASPVEASWFNPFVVTPTIAVVAGLSLSIFIFWGWDVTLTMNEETKDPERTPGRAATVTVITIVTLYLLISVALLSFAGTGESGLGLGNPDIQANVFFYLSGPILGPLAFLVSLAVLTSSASSLQSTFVGPARTLLAMGHYGALPPAFARVSPRFFTPGYATIVSAIVASVFYAVMRFLNENVLWDTITTLGMMICFYYGITAFACVWYFRKQWMDSVRTFFFTLLFPLVGGIILAALFVITLVESLDPDYGSGTEWFGVGSVFVLGVGIIGIGLIVMIWQAIKRPAFFRGETLALDAPESLRRTRR